In Oenanthe melanoleuca isolate GR-GAL-2019-014 chromosome 17, OMel1.0, whole genome shotgun sequence, one genomic interval encodes:
- the TLR4 gene encoding toll-like receptor 4 codes for MPRRGALPVGTLLVLLQLASVPSPLAGCLLDPCLEVTPNTTFRCTGLNISGVPDGVPNTTQNLDLSFSNLKSLGPNYFASVPELQLLDLSRCHLHTIEDNSFMDLHRLSTLILTANSLQHLGKAAFYGLTSLKKLVLVETNRTSLSELPIGHLHTLQELNLGHNSITSLKLPEYFGSMTSLRHLSFFSNKITSISRGDLDALRKGNRLNLTLVLSLNNLKSIEPGAFAGVHLAELALRSAFEDYMMQACLQGLAGLQVSRLVLGEFGDRERLQDFERGILKGLCQVQMEEFVLICSSGAEHDTENLFNCAGNASTIRLVDLGIEEIPQVPAWTKVKQLECKKCSFEDVPAQKLSLFKELRVLRITQNHVLKNFEQEFEGLSNLEVIDLSENRLTFSRCCSPRFLNCPNLKHLNLSFNSEIRLTGDFTNVKNLLYLDLQHTTLFGPGSYPVFLSLQRLIYLDISHTKTEVKSQCTFCGLNSLQVLKMAGNSFENNKLANNFKNLSHLHILDISSCKLEHMDQSTFDALSELKELNISNNKLLTFSPAVYQPLQALRVLDFSRNQLTVLLDSAREILPDSLVLLDISQNLFDCSCVHLDFLEWVKERQELLQNKELMLCHTPSYVANVTLPSFDLSSCHVSAAKVAPPVVVLLCVVVLLLLVYKYYFQLYYSVVLLSGCKHSAERGDTYDAFVIHSSKDQEWVTKELVEPLEGGAPPFHLCLYYRDFLPGVPIVTNIIQEGFLSSRNVIAVISADFLESKWCSFEFDIAQSWQLVEGKTGIIMIVLEDVNKALLRQRLGLSRYLRRNTYLEWKDKEINKHIFWRQLTGVLLKGKNWNHEEVKLM; via the exons gtcacCCCTAACACAACTTTCAGATGCACTGGACTGAACATCTCTGGAGTTCCTGATGGAGTCCCAAACACCACCCAGAACCTGGACCTCAGTTTCAGCAATCTGAAATCGCTGGGGCCAAATTATTTTGCATcagttcctgagctgcagcttctgGATCTTTCAAG GTGCCACCTCCATACAATAGAAGATAATTCCTTTATGGATCTCCACAGACTTTCCACCTTGATTTTAACTGCTAATTCTCTCCAGCACCTGGGGAAAGCAGCTTTCTATGGTTTAACATCTCTGAAGAAACTGGTTCTGGTGGAAACCAACAGAACCTCTCTGTCTGAGCTGCCCATTGGCCACTTGCAtaccctgcaggagctgaattTAGGCCACAACAGCATTACTTCATTGAAGCTTCCCGAGTATTTTGGCAGCATGACCTCCCTCAGGCACCTGAGCTTCTTCTCTAACAAGATCACATCTATCTCCAGAGGAGACCTTGACGCCCTGAGGAAAGGGAACAGGCTCAACCTGACTCTGGTGCTTTCCTTGAACAATCTGAAATCCATAGAGCCGGGGGCCTTTGCAGGGGTTCATCTGGCTGAGCTGGCTCTCAGGTCTGCTTTTGAGGACTACATGATGCAGGCTTGTCTGCAAGGCCTGGCTGGTTTGCAGGTCAGCAGGCTCGTCCTCGGGGAGTTCGGCGACCGTGAGAGACTGCAGGACTTTGAGAGGGGGATCCTGAAAGGGCTGTGCCAGGTACAGATGGAGGAGTTTGTGTTAATCTGCTCCAGCGGGGCTGAGCACGACACAGAAAATCTCTTTAACTGCGCAGGCAACGCCTCCACTATTCGCCTGGTGGACCTGGGAATTGAGGAGATACCACAGGTTCCTGCCTGGACCAAAGTGAAACAGCTGGAATGcaagaaatgcagttttgagGACGTGCCTGCCCAGAAGCTGTCGCTTTTCAAGGAGCTGAGAGTGCTTCGTATCACCCAGAACCACGTACTCAAAAACTTCGAGCAGGAGTTTGAGGGTCTCAGTAACCTGGAGGTCATAGATTTGAGTGAGAACAGGCTCACCTTCAGCAGATGCTGTTCCCCTCGGTTTCTAAATTGTCCAAATTTGAAACACTTGAACTTAAGCTTCAATTCCGAAATCAGATTGACTGGAGATTTCACTAATGTGAAGAACTTGTTATATTTGGACCTTCAGCACACAACTTTGTTTGGTCCTGGCTCCTACCCTGTCTTTCTGTCCCTTCAGAGACTGATTTACCTTGATATTTCCCATACCAAAACCGAAGTTAAATCCCAGTGTACATTTTGTGGCTTGAACTCTTTGCAAGTGCTCAAGATGGCAGGAAACTCCTTTGAGAACAATAAACTGGCAAACAACTTCAAAAACCTAAGTCACCTCCACATCCTGGATATTTCAAGCTGCAAATTGGAACACATGGATCAAAGTACTTTTGATGCCCTCTCTGAGCTAAAAGAGCTGAACATCAGCAACAATAAGCTCCTGACCTTCAGCCCTGCAGTCTACCAGCCACTCCAAGCTCTCAGAGTCCTGGATTTCAGCAGGAACCAGCTGACTGTTCTGCTGGACTCAGCCCGGGAAATCCTGCCTGACAGCCTGGTGCTGTTGGATATCTCCCAAAACCTGTTTGACTGCTCCTGTGTGCACCTGGACTTCCTGGAGTGGGtcaaggagaggcaggagctgctgcagaacaaGGAGCTGATGCTGTGCCACACTCCCTCGTACGTGGCCAACGTGACCCTGCCCAGCTTTGATCTGTCCTCCTGCCACGTCAGTGCAGCCAAAGTTGCCCCCCCAGTGGTTGTGTTGCTGTGTGTAGTGGTGCTCCTCCTCCTGGTTTACAAGTACTACTTCCAGCTCTACTACTCCGTGGTGCTGCTCAGTGGGTGCAAACACTCAGCAGAAAGAGGTGACACCTACGATGCCTTTGTCATCCACTCCAGCAAAGACCAGGAATGGGTGACAAAGGAGCTGGTGGAGCCCTTGGAAGGAGGAGCACCTCCCTTCCACCTGTGTCTGTACTACAGGGACTTCCTGCCAGGGGTGCCCATTGTCACCAACATCATCCAGGAGGgttttctcagcagcaggaacGTCATTGCAGTCATCTCTGCTGACTTCCTGGAGAGCAAGTGGTGCAGCTTCGAGTTTGACATTGCCCAGTCCTGGCAGCTGGTGGAGGGAAAGACTGGGATCATCATGATTGTGCTGGAAGATGTGAACAAGGCCCTGCTGAGGCAGAGGCTGGGGCTGTCTCGGTACCTGAGGAGGAACACCTACCTGGAGTGGAAAGACAAGGAAATCAACAAGCACATCTTCTGGAGGCAGCTGACAGGAGTGCTGCTGAAGGGCAAAAATTGGAACCATGAGGAGGTAAAACTCATGTGA